One window of Gammaproteobacteria bacterium genomic DNA carries:
- a CDS encoding TolC family protein translates to MKYIFTALLIVVNTWSLSTQAASDVTTTPHNITLADAIRATLQHNPELIGYKFRSKVIDGERQTARLRPAWRIGAEIENAYGSDAYADTDNAELTFSLASLIELGGQRDARINVVNARQQQLASQQRAATLKVLGDVTQHFIMLVAAQEKLALELEAESLAQQTVIALNMQVQAGRSANAELSRARAALAHAGLQIQKARQSVNQQRLQLSLYWADAAPGFKNAEANLFSLPPPLSLAELQNNLASNPDAELLEREVTLRQAQRRQAETTTAGIEWNAGYRRFEANEETAYVFGLSVPLGLGRRNAGAIATATAEEESALLYQRTAQMQLEAQLLASYEIYTLASAEAESLQTHIVPLLQTATRTTFDAFRQGRYSYLELNQAQRELLYAKSALIDAAVRVHQARIEIERMTGSLPNDANEATSTKFFREVTP, encoded by the coding sequence ATGAAATATATTTTTACTGCATTGCTTATCGTTGTTAACACGTGGTCGTTATCTACCCAGGCCGCTAGTGACGTCACTACTACGCCTCACAACATTACACTTGCCGACGCTATTCGCGCCACGCTACAACACAATCCTGAATTAATCGGCTATAAATTTCGTTCCAAAGTCATAGACGGCGAACGTCAAACCGCAAGATTAAGACCCGCTTGGCGAATCGGCGCAGAGATTGAAAATGCATATGGTTCCGATGCTTATGCAGATACTGATAATGCTGAGCTAACATTTTCACTGGCATCACTCATAGAACTCGGCGGTCAACGCGATGCGCGCATTAATGTAGTGAATGCGCGTCAACAACAACTAGCTTCTCAACAACGTGCCGCCACCTTAAAAGTACTTGGGGATGTCACTCAACATTTTATTATGTTGGTTGCCGCACAAGAAAAATTAGCTTTGGAATTAGAAGCCGAAAGCTTAGCACAGCAAACAGTGATCGCACTTAATATGCAAGTCCAAGCAGGACGCAGTGCCAATGCAGAATTATCGCGCGCACGAGCTGCGTTAGCCCATGCTGGTCTACAAATACAAAAAGCGCGGCAATCTGTTAATCAACAACGTTTGCAACTAAGTTTATATTGGGCAGATGCTGCCCCTGGTTTTAAAAACGCAGAAGCAAATCTTTTTTCGCTGCCTCCACCGCTTTCGTTAGCAGAATTGCAAAATAACTTAGCCTCAAATCCTGACGCTGAACTTCTTGAGCGCGAAGTAACATTACGTCAAGCGCAACGCCGACAGGCAGAAACAACCACAGCCGGCATTGAATGGAACGCGGGTTATCGCCGTTTTGAAGCGAACGAAGAAACGGCTTATGTGTTTGGTCTGAGCGTGCCACTGGGTCTTGGACGTCGCAATGCAGGTGCTATTGCTACCGCAACTGCAGAAGAAGAAAGCGCTTTGCTTTATCAACGCACGGCACAAATGCAGTTAGAAGCACAATTACTCGCTAGTTATGAAATTTATACTTTAGCTTCTGCCGAAGCAGAAAGTTTACAAACTCACATAGTGCCTTTACTGCAAACCGCTACTCGCACAACCTTTGACGCATTTCGTCAAGGACGCTACAGCTATTTAGAATTAAACCAAGCACAGCGCGAATTACTGTATGCAAAAAGCGCATTGATTGATGCTGCAGTTCGAGTACATCAAGCGCGAATTGAGATTGAACGCATGACGGGTTCACTACCCAATGACGCTAATGAAGCGACATCTACTAAATTTTTTCGTGAGGTAACACCATGA
- a CDS encoding FAD:protein FMN transferase codes for MNEVKRMQPLLGTFVEISVIKTTQNPDHIQASITQAFHIISTVHTLMSFHDPDSDLSQLNQANGKSIALHPWTLQVLRLAKLISIHSQHLFNCTVGGALIRQGALPEHKKSAITDYGNADDIIINKKTAQLSRSIHITLDGIAKGYAIDRAVSMLKKHGHHTGWINAGGDIRVFGDLSLPIQRRQTNGVLTTVTTVKNAAIATSCWQASYNPRFPALIISTAAQTPSINIATVQAHTAWRADALTKVALLATDAQRAALIMTLKGQLISEH; via the coding sequence ATGAATGAAGTAAAACGTATGCAGCCTTTGCTGGGTACATTTGTTGAAATCAGCGTAATAAAAACCACTCAAAACCCAGATCATATACAAGCCTCTATCACGCAGGCTTTCCACATCATCAGCACTGTGCATACACTCATGAGTTTTCATGATCCCGACAGCGACTTATCACAGCTGAATCAAGCCAACGGAAAATCTATTGCACTGCATCCTTGGACCTTGCAAGTTTTACGCTTAGCTAAGTTAATCAGCATTCACTCACAACATTTATTTAATTGCACCGTCGGTGGCGCACTGATTCGTCAAGGCGCATTACCGGAGCATAAAAAATCGGCAATCACAGATTATGGCAATGCTGATGATATTATAATTAATAAAAAAACCGCTCAATTAAGCCGCAGCATCCACATTACGCTAGATGGCATCGCTAAAGGGTATGCCATCGATCGTGCAGTGAGCATGCTAAAAAAACACGGGCATCATACTGGCTGGATAAATGCGGGTGGAGATATCCGTGTTTTTGGCGACCTCTCATTACCCATTCAACGTCGACAAACGAATGGCGTTTTAACGACAGTGACCACCGTTAAAAACGCCGCGATTGCAACATCTTGCTGGCAAGCCAGTTATAATCCGCGTTTTCCAGCTCTCATTATTTCGACGGCCGCGCAAACACCGAGCATTAACATAGCAACTGTACAAGCTCACACGGCTTGGCGCGCCGATGCTTTGACTAAAGTTGCATTATTAGCAACTGATGCGCAACGCGCTGCTTTAATTATGACCTTAAAAGGTCAATTAATTTCTGAACACTAA
- a CDS encoding FMN-binding protein: MSNNSFGNFVLIPMVALATPAFAQQYLQAVDAQKLLFPEADTFIDQKISLSKEQREKIKTLAGVRQRSAEQPVWRAERKGQFLGWFIIDNVIGKHEFITYATAITPSGSVIGIEIMEYRETHGSAVRNADWRNHFKGKKLQDTFKLDQDVPNISGATLSCRNVLDGVKRLLALQKVALMHE, encoded by the coding sequence ATGAGCAATAATAGTTTTGGCAATTTCGTATTAATTCCGATGGTAGCACTCGCAACACCTGCGTTTGCGCAACAATATTTGCAAGCAGTGGATGCGCAAAAATTATTGTTTCCAGAAGCTGATACGTTTATTGATCAAAAAATATCGCTTAGCAAAGAACAAAGAGAAAAAATCAAAACGCTGGCGGGAGTCCGCCAGCGTTCTGCTGAACAACCCGTCTGGCGAGCAGAACGCAAAGGACAATTTTTAGGTTGGTTTATTATAGATAATGTAATCGGCAAACATGAATTTATTACGTATGCAACTGCGATTACACCTAGCGGCAGTGTTATCGGTATTGAAATTATGGAATATCGTGAAACTCATGGCAGCGCCGTACGAAATGCAGATTGGCGCAATCATTTTAAAGGCAAGAAATTACAAGACACGTTTAAACTTGATCAAGATGTCCCCAACATCAGCGGCGCTACTTTATCGTGCCGAAATGTATTGGATGGTGTGAAACGTCTATTAGCCTTACAAAAAGTCGCTTTAATGCATGAATGA
- a CDS encoding DUF1513 domain-containing protein: MATEFNRRQFLLLSAAGVLTPSLLLNTAFADIARTILLIGAAKTINNDFCIAAINTQGELRYSIALPARAHATSVRADGQHAICMARRPGFYAVLFNPHDGKTLNILTPPKNHHYYGHACYSADGQHILITEGNINSEGIIGIYQANAPYQRIHEWRNIGIGPHELLLNPTTQHLVVAVGGIRTEWRENINIADMQPALLFLNSQTGELLKQHTLNNSQLSIRHLASTKTGDIIIGTQYEGSASDNPSLVYRANLHTLQALPATTTQWTDMNHYIGSVATADSQILATSPRGNAALYWADANAEPELINMRDVCAACPDPQQGFWLGSGTGLYRHLTSTSITASERSNHEHLIWDNHWVSLQSTTV; the protein is encoded by the coding sequence ATGGCGACTGAATTTAATCGCCGGCAATTTTTATTGTTAAGCGCCGCCGGCGTTTTAACACCTTCGTTGCTTTTAAATACCGCATTCGCGGATATTGCGCGCACCATTTTGTTAATCGGCGCTGCTAAAACGATTAATAACGATTTTTGTATTGCCGCCATTAATACGCAAGGTGAATTACGTTACAGCATCGCGCTGCCTGCACGCGCTCATGCCACTAGCGTACGCGCTGACGGCCAACATGCTATTTGCATGGCGCGCCGCCCAGGTTTTTATGCGGTGTTATTCAACCCGCACGATGGCAAAACGCTCAACATATTAACGCCACCCAAAAATCATCATTATTATGGACATGCGTGTTACAGCGCAGATGGTCAACATATTTTAATTACGGAAGGCAATATTAATAGCGAAGGCATTATTGGCATCTATCAAGCAAATGCCCCTTATCAACGCATTCATGAATGGCGCAATATCGGCATCGGTCCGCATGAATTATTATTAAATCCTACAACTCAGCATCTTGTAGTGGCCGTTGGCGGCATTCGTACCGAATGGCGTGAAAATATTAATATTGCTGATATGCAGCCGGCTTTATTATTTTTAAACTCACAAACAGGCGAACTGTTGAAACAACATACACTAAACAATTCGCAATTAAGCATACGGCATTTAGCCAGCACTAAAACCGGCGACATTATTATTGGAACCCAATATGAAGGAAGCGCGAGCGATAATCCCTCTCTCGTTTATCGCGCCAATTTACACACTCTGCAAGCACTACCCGCAACAACAACCCAATGGACAGACATGAATCATTATATTGGTTCGGTCGCAACAGCCGATTCACAGATTTTAGCTACCTCACCACGAGGCAATGCCGCGCTTTACTGGGCGGATGCAAATGCAGAACCTGAGCTAATTAATATGCGCGACGTCTGTGCGGCCTGTCCCGATCCGCAACAAGGTTTTTGGTTAGGCAGTGGCACGGGGCTTTACCGTCATCTTACGTCCACCTCAATTACAGCTTCTGAGCGATCCAACCATGAGCACCTTATTTGGGACAATCATTGGGTTAGTTTGCAAAGCACCACTGTTTAA
- a CDS encoding c-type cytochrome encodes MHYFKTLALSLCATLAFATDVPDPRELSGGSTTVFKTGINAYSLPAANISFEERLKFSSGNSFFRNPWVTAPASTASRDGLGPLFNTNGCQNCHIKDGRGHPPEADTTNNVSLLVRISIPTSTGTTTEEPNYGGQLQDFAIPGAEPEGQIKITYQPVSFTFGDGSVIELRQPTLEITDLKYGPLHPTTLLSARIAPPMIGLGLLESISAKDILKHADAKDKNQDGISGKPNYVLDVQTNKKVLGRFGWKAGQPTILQQSAAAFNGDIGITSTLFPKDDCTNAQTACLKAVDGGTPELETNILDLVNFYSHHLAVPARRDITNPITLRGEQLFRDAKCNACHVETFTTAKHNDFPALSQQTIHPYTDLLLHDMGKGLADNRPDGDANGQEWRTPPLWGIGYTQEVNGHTFFLHDGRARNLTEAILWHGGEAQDAQHAFINMPTADREALIKFLESL; translated from the coding sequence ATGCATTATTTTAAAACACTCGCTTTAAGCCTATGCGCCACACTCGCATTTGCAACGGATGTACCTGATCCTCGTGAGTTATCTGGCGGAAGTACTACCGTTTTTAAAACAGGTATCAATGCCTATTCATTACCAGCCGCCAATATTAGCTTTGAAGAGCGTTTAAAATTTTCTTCTGGTAATAGTTTTTTTCGTAATCCCTGGGTCACAGCTCCCGCATCTACAGCGTCTCGTGATGGTTTAGGTCCACTATTTAATACCAATGGCTGTCAAAACTGCCATATCAAAGATGGACGTGGCCATCCACCAGAAGCTGATACAACCAATAACGTTTCTTTATTGGTCCGCATCAGCATTCCTACATCGACAGGTACAACCACAGAAGAACCTAATTACGGCGGACAATTGCAAGACTTTGCTATTCCGGGTGCAGAGCCAGAAGGTCAAATCAAAATTACTTACCAGCCCGTTAGTTTCACCTTTGGCGACGGCAGTGTTATCGAATTACGCCAACCAACCCTAGAGATTACTGATTTAAAATACGGCCCACTACATCCAACAACCTTGCTTTCCGCACGCATCGCACCGCCCATGATTGGCTTAGGTTTACTCGAATCCATTAGCGCTAAAGACATTTTAAAACACGCTGATGCCAAAGATAAAAATCAAGATGGTATCTCGGGCAAACCCAATTACGTATTAGACGTACAAACTAACAAAAAAGTCTTAGGTCGATTTGGCTGGAAAGCCGGACAACCAACCATTCTGCAACAATCCGCTGCTGCCTTTAATGGCGACATTGGTATTACCTCAACGCTTTTTCCAAAAGATGATTGCACCAACGCACAAACTGCGTGCTTAAAAGCAGTTGATGGCGGAACCCCTGAACTAGAAACTAATATTTTAGATTTAGTAAATTTTTATAGTCACCATTTAGCGGTGCCAGCCCGTCGCGACATTACTAATCCGATTACATTACGCGGCGAACAATTATTTCGTGATGCAAAATGCAACGCTTGTCACGTGGAAACATTTACCACCGCAAAACACAATGATTTCCCTGCACTTTCACAACAAACTATTCACCCCTATACCGATTTGTTATTGCACGATATGGGTAAAGGTTTAGCGGATAATCGCCCTGATGGAGATGCCAACGGGCAAGAATGGCGCACGCCACCTTTATGGGGTATTGGCTATACACAAGAAGTGAACGGTCATACTTTTTTCTTACATGACGGTCGGGCACGCAATCTGACTGAAGCTATTCTGTGGCATGGTGGTGAAGCTCAAGATGCACAACACGCTTTCATCAACATGCCCACAGCTGATCGAGAAGCCTTAATTAAATTTTTGGAATCTTTATGA
- a CDS encoding peptidase yields the protein MKYLLSLGFLSLLASLSLQAHATPVIDAPRVIQHYAAIAHATFSDALTTAQTLDKAIHQLIAKPTAANLQTARLAWKAARIPYGQSEVFRFGNAIVDDWEGQINTWPLDEGMIDYVAGDYEFELGNEGAKANVIANTQLKIGAKIIDASIITPEILISLNELSGSEANIATGYHAIEFLLWGQDTHGTGSGAGERPASDYAKGNACTHGNCDRRGQFLQAASTLLVKDLQWMVNQWAPLQNNNYRAKLLAESSDQGLRKILYGMGTLALGELAGERTNVALEANSTEDEHDCFSDNTHNSLYFNAQGIKNIYTGTYIRIDGSVLKGPSLAELIASKDTKVADNLKQQLDNTQAALQKIVDSAEKNNMHFDQLIAADNIQGHVLLRNAIAALINTARAIEKGALTLGIKNINPDAR from the coding sequence ATGAAATACCTGCTCTCCTTAGGCTTTTTGAGTCTATTAGCCAGTCTCAGTCTCCAGGCGCATGCGACTCCTGTAATAGATGCTCCACGCGTCATTCAACATTACGCAGCTATCGCGCATGCAACTTTTAGCGATGCTTTAACCACCGCCCAAACATTAGATAAAGCCATTCACCAATTAATCGCAAAACCTACCGCCGCCAATTTGCAAACGGCGCGACTCGCTTGGAAAGCTGCGCGTATTCCTTATGGTCAAAGCGAAGTGTTTCGTTTTGGTAATGCAATCGTCGATGATTGGGAAGGACAAATTAACACCTGGCCACTGGATGAAGGCATGATTGATTATGTAGCCGGTGATTATGAGTTTGAATTAGGCAATGAAGGCGCAAAAGCGAATGTTATCGCTAACACGCAACTTAAAATCGGCGCCAAAATAATCGATGCAAGCATCATCACCCCAGAAATTCTAATTAGTTTGAATGAATTAAGTGGTTCAGAAGCGAATATTGCCACTGGCTATCACGCCATTGAATTTTTACTCTGGGGCCAAGATACTCATGGCACAGGATCCGGCGCTGGTGAACGCCCCGCGAGTGATTATGCTAAAGGCAACGCCTGCACTCATGGTAACTGCGACCGTCGCGGACAATTTTTACAAGCAGCGTCAACACTACTCGTCAAAGATTTACAGTGGATGGTTAATCAATGGGCGCCCCTGCAAAATAATAACTATCGCGCCAAACTTTTAGCTGAATCGTCCGATCAAGGTTTACGTAAAATACTTTACGGCATGGGCACATTAGCATTAGGCGAACTCGCAGGCGAGCGAACCAATGTAGCACTAGAAGCAAATTCTACCGAAGATGAACATGATTGCTTTAGTGACAATACACACAATTCTTTATACTTCAACGCGCAAGGTATTAAAAATATTTACACTGGCACTTACATTCGCATCGATGGAAGCGTGCTTAAAGGACCTAGTCTCGCCGAACTAATTGCCAGTAAAGACACAAAGGTTGCCGACAACCTCAAACAACAACTTGATAATACGCAAGCCGCATTACAAAAGATTGTCGATAGTGCAGAAAAAAATAATATGCACTTCGATCAACTTATAGCAGCCGATAATATTCAAGGTCATGTGTTACTCAGAAATGCCATTGCAGCGCTCATTAATACCGCGCGCGCCATTGAAAAAGGCGCTTTAACGTTGGGAATCAAAAATATTAATCCTGATGCACGCTAA
- a CDS encoding 23S rRNA (adenine(2030)-N(6))-methyltransferase RlmJ — MLSYLHSFHAGNFADVHKHAVLSTLLQVATQKDSAFAYFDTHAGRGHYALDSAAAQKTHEYKQGIAKLWALQGEWPKTLRPYQELLNKTGANPRYYPGSPLFAAQALRAEDHMILFEQHPREYPELSELLKRDKRAHVHNRDGYEGLLALLPPKQAKRGLVLIDPSYEVKKEYQQIVRLLLAAQQCWAGGTYAIWYPLLPDEQHLRLKMKLKASGLRNIYCHELRDINTEKARSMQGSGMLIINPPWSVHGAWYPLAQCLVEILRQNDQATAHSEWLVPE; from the coding sequence ATGCTCAGTTATTTACACAGCTTTCACGCGGGCAATTTTGCCGATGTTCATAAACACGCGGTACTCAGTACCTTGTTGCAAGTAGCGACGCAAAAAGACAGTGCTTTCGCGTATTTTGATACTCATGCAGGACGTGGACATTACGCACTCGATAGCGCCGCCGCGCAGAAAACCCATGAATATAAACAAGGCATTGCGAAATTATGGGCTTTGCAAGGTGAATGGCCAAAAACCTTGCGACCTTACCAAGAGTTATTGAATAAAACGGGGGCTAACCCTCGTTATTATCCTGGTTCACCGTTATTTGCTGCACAGGCTTTGCGTGCTGAAGATCACATGATTTTGTTTGAACAACATCCACGTGAATATCCCGAATTGAGTGAATTATTAAAACGCGATAAACGTGCGCATGTGCATAATCGCGATGGTTATGAAGGTTTATTAGCATTATTACCACCTAAACAAGCGAAGCGTGGTTTGGTGTTGATCGACCCGAGTTATGAAGTAAAAAAAGAGTATCAACAAATCGTGCGTTTATTATTAGCCGCGCAACAATGTTGGGCGGGTGGCACTTATGCTATTTGGTATCCCTTGTTACCTGATGAACAACATTTGCGTTTAAAAATGAAATTAAAGGCCAGTGGCTTGCGAAATATTTATTGTCATGAGTTGCGCGATATCAATACTGAAAAAGCGCGCAGCATGCAAGGTTCGGGTATGTTGATTATCAATCCGCCGTGGTCAGTGCATGGTGCATGGTATCCATTAGCGCAATGTTTAGTCGAAATATTGCGCCAAAATGATCAAGCGACTGCGCACAGCGAATGGTTGGTGCCAGAATAA
- a CDS encoding multidrug effflux MFS transporter translates to MPRPSNWLFNVILTCLVAFGAVSTDLYLATIPQIVEAFNSTPAMGQLTLSIYMFGFAFGQLAMGPLSDWRGRKPILLLGLYIYLVGSFACLFAVSMPMLLLGRLIQGLGASAAPALARAIVADLYEGREAAKVLSYLTSAMALIPAIAPVIGSTLLLWFDWRSNFAALLLFCVLVIIGTSLFIPETNQQRGGDKPTLRLVTHRFKQFLSDQTFVAYVVCSSAVFGGMFAYISSTSFIIVDVLKLPVHYFGYTFMFVVIGYIVGAVVSGRLVQKKGIVSVMGMGIYLSVIASTLGVLSALLHYNTLASVLLPVFLYFMAAGLTVANGQAGAFGLFRSSAGGAASVFGFLQISFAALTGVLVGQLYDHTTLPTMLIMFTLSISSLLFYRMSLYKKITA, encoded by the coding sequence ATGCCGCGTCCATCTAATTGGTTATTTAATGTCATTCTGACTTGCTTGGTAGCATTTGGTGCGGTCTCTACTGATTTATACTTAGCCACTATTCCGCAAATTGTTGAGGCGTTTAATTCAACGCCTGCGATGGGACAATTAACATTAAGTATTTATATGTTTGGTTTTGCGTTTGGTCAATTGGCTATGGGGCCTTTATCTGATTGGCGTGGTCGCAAACCGATTTTATTATTGGGTCTTTATATTTATTTAGTCGGATCGTTCGCGTGTTTATTCGCTGTCAGCATGCCCATGCTGTTGCTCGGACGCTTAATTCAAGGTCTCGGCGCATCCGCAGCGCCGGCTTTAGCACGGGCGATTGTTGCGGATTTATACGAAGGTCGCGAAGCCGCCAAAGTATTATCCTATCTCACTTCTGCTATGGCACTCATTCCCGCTATCGCGCCGGTCATAGGCAGTACCTTATTATTGTGGTTTGATTGGCGTTCTAATTTTGCTGCGTTATTACTCTTTTGTGTGCTGGTCATTATTGGCACTTCATTATTTATTCCAGAAACTAATCAACAACGCGGTGGTGATAAGCCCACACTGCGCTTAGTAACTCATCGTTTTAAACAATTTTTATCTGATCAAACTTTTGTAGCTTATGTCGTATGCTCATCAGCAGTCTTTGGCGGAATGTTCGCCTACATTTCCAGCACCTCTTTTATTATCGTTGATGTATTAAAGCTGCCCGTCCATTATTTTGGTTACACGTTTATGTTTGTAGTGATTGGTTATATTGTAGGTGCTGTCGTCAGCGGTCGTCTCGTGCAAAAAAAAGGCATAGTGTCAGTGATGGGCATGGGTATTTATTTATCGGTGATTGCTAGCACGTTAGGTGTACTCAGCGCACTGTTGCACTACAACACCTTAGCCAGCGTATTATTACCGGTATTTTTATATTTCATGGCTGCAGGTTTAACAGTGGCAAATGGTCAAGCCGGCGCTTTTGGTTTATTTCGTAGTAGCGCCGGTGGCGCAGCATCCGTGTTTGGGTTTTTACAAATTTCTTTTGCGGCATTAACCGGCGTGTTAGTTGGGCAGCTGTACGATCATACGACCTTACCAACCATGTTAATTATGTTTACGCTTAGTATTAGTTCATTACTGTTTTATCGCATGTCTTTGTATAAGAAAATAACGGCTTAA